The DNA region tagagtatagattacttcgagtaaccttagtaagtatcaatagcttagttttcgatagattctgatagtatttctgtggttttgctctaaaggtgattttgaggaatttccagcggagcaaggctttgattgtgaaggagctttaggagataactctggagaacctacaggtgagggcttctcactgaatctctagctaatgcttagggtcgatatttcgacattgtttactgtttatgcactgagattgtgtgtgattgaaaaatgttttctgaggcttcggctgacaatgtagatgattcatctactgaatgtttttgaagattgacttacatgctatgtgctatgtgggtaatctaggatgtgtggtgcatgctttatatgctaagtgctaagtgtttatgttgagatttcttgatatatgacatgttgttgattgtgatgatttaaatatgctttacactggaaatctgagattctgaatggtgagaatagcgggcaggtcatgccgattttattttgagagttttgagaaagtttgataggacgaacgaggttcgggccttaatctgtttagtggatcgagacatcctctggaagcgacttgggattgggagatcatgcaaatgtataagacttgcgataagacaaaatggaatctattttataaagaaaattcataagaccttaaataacctcaaaatctttaagtaatgataacaacctcgaaggaaggcattggaagtcaaatcatggttttggaaaagcgaggagtgtcgtcggatccaagtgttgaggagtttggtaagttctgagtatgttggtacttcttcgctcgttgagcgatttgttagccatccaagggatgagccgagaagcttcactgaggcgtgagaccttgtgaatgcgggatactccactgaggcgtgagaccttgtggaaagcatggaactccactgaggcgtgagaccttgtgagagcatgaaacttcactgaagcgtgagacttcgtgcaagtgtgtaaattcactgaggcgtgagaccttgtgaaagcataaaacttcactgaagcgtgagactttgtgaatgtgtgagactccactgaagcgtgagacttcgtgtgagcattgatgactcgaagagttatcgtgagtgtctgcactcattttatgattattgtattttgtcgcagaatcgacttttaccttagggtaagcttttagagacattaatttacctagaacacgtggcgacgtgtcgagtgaggtcggagacgttgtttggctaatcacattgcactcatgcatacataggaggttaatacacggcgtgataccggacctcggtgaattggaggttaatacacggcgtgataccggacctcggtggattggaggttaatacacggcgtgataccggacctcggtggattccaaaatggtcataagacccggatttccgcgtaagagcgctactaggcgactcttagtagcagatctggctaccgttgttgttggagtaagaggcatcacgggccgaaatggcaccaccgtggctggtgaagggctgatccgatgatgtccatccgttccggattgcatattggttgactgggttaacctgcatatcatttcatgcgacatgcatactgacatagttaatgagtgtgtttgatacttgttagttctacttgatgtatgttaactgtgatttacagtcgttctattctttgtggaaatatgcaaccctaggatgttatccctagttataagcctaagtggctattatcttatttatatctattggtgctattaattacataattctttggagttgaccctcgcgtcttctgtgtgtgctttggcggacaaacgccctttgtcagatgtctttggcgggctggttcatgacggttcacccttcgggggagacTAGAGTGGAGAAGCTGGAAcaagagcgcatcgcggtagcgagaggaggacggatggtgtacatagactaggtcgttctggattcagattcgggcgacgatcatgctagcatgtaggttttagtgctggtgtgagctcctcgagatgggattagtgtaggagtagagtcttagctctgaacatcatttgttttctttggggacagggtagtttcccacctatagctttttgtgtggttctttacgagaatcacagagagttggttggacttaggaggtcttgcttcaggccgatgggccagcttattctcagttttgagggatagtgttgcggacacttacctttagatttggtttgtacattttgccttcgggcgttacacttttctttccgtcactggaggtttactcgtgacgagggtacttacagcggaggctgttttatatattgtatattagctctattgcttttcgcttttgggttttatttaattcagtcttgtcttagttattattataaaaaaaaaatattcacgtttttccgcattaagtttattttggttactaaagtgacgccaccgaaatcggggtgttacagtcatAATATCACATTATTTCAGTTCAATCCCTCCTCCCTAAATGTTGAGCGCGGGAGTTGACAATGGTGCCGAGGTAGAGAAAATCTGAGCTCGTGGAAGAGACGTTTCTCGTCTTGCGGCTGCCGGCGGTTCCGGGAGCTTCACGGGGGAAGAGGCGGATGCTGCTGTCGGATCTGAGAGTCTTCTCGTCGGCGTTGTAGTTTTTGCGGCGGCGTCGGCAGTAGACGAAGGCGGAGACGGCGACGACGGCGATGGCGCAGGAGACGACGGCAATGGCGACGCCGAGGAGCTTGTGGGAGGATTTGGGTTTGGAGGTTTGAGGGAGGATGAGGGAGGAGATGTTGGCGGGGAAGGAGGCGAAGGAAGAGGGAGAAGGATGTGGTGGTGGAGATGGGTATGTGGGGAAGAAAGGTGTGGAGGCATtttgggtggtggtggttgttggggtggaggaaaatgggtattttgggTTTGGAGGTGAgggagaaggtgaaggtggtggtgggtttGGTGGTTGAGAGGGATGGAGGATTGATCAAAGATTGGGTACTAATTCTTCCATCAAATGTTTGAGGTTAGGGAACGAACTCTGACACCATAGAGAAAGGGAAAGGGAAGGGACCTAATCAGACTTTAGCTTTTGTATTTTGAGGTCTCAGATTGCAATTTTTCACAATTGCCTTAATCCTCCTATGTCCATTAACAGGTAACACACCCTAACcattggatcattttaattGCGATCTGACGGCCAGGAAAAAACTGAGGTACCGTGCGTCAGTTTGCGTCAGTTTAAAACTGACGCACGGTAGATGAAACCAGAACAAGGAGGTTAAGTTGATAAACGTCTTTTATATTAGTATTACTCTAATGATAAGAGCTAGTTGACATAAGAGTTAAGAGTtagggaggggaaggtccagggttcgaatcctgataGGAAAATTTGAAGAGATTTTCTAACTTAGTAATAACTAATCACTAACATttgtcaataaaaaaaatattactctAATGATATTAACCCACTTCTTCAGTACTAAATATTTCTAATTTGCGCTGGTACCAAGGTATCATTTACTTTTTCCATTCAGCCTGTCCATTCCACCAAcggaaaataaaagaataaagtGTACACGTAAGATTCATGTAAATGACACAAGTCTTCAAATTTTAAGTAGTAATTATGTTCATACCAAGCTTGAATAGGGTGTCCGGGAATGATAGGCAAGACAACTTGTGGGCCAATTCCAGGAATTCTAGCCCAAGCCTAGAATTGGATCGATCACTTGTACACAACCGCCGATCTATATGCGGGTGCTGTTGATTGCCTTGCACATTTTCCAATATAAATTGGCAAGTACTATTGAACCCCAACTGTATGTTCCAGACTCCTCAAGTTCTTCTAGATGGGGAAGATATCTCAACGTAATATGACAATCAGTGTGGTCACCTAACAAGCAACCTCCAATCTTGCACATAATATATGCTCGTGCCAAATGAGCCAATGCTTCTACATTATTAAAGTTAGGATTTAACCAGTTCATTCTCAATAAACCCCATTTAATAACATTGACTGGTGGAGCCACTATCAACAAGTGTTGTACGACGGCATACCATTTATAAGACGTTGCCTCGTTGACAAGTTCTCCATCAATCTTCAGGCCAAGATGTAATGCAACATCTTGGAGAGTGATGGTGCATTCACCAAACGACATGTAGAACGCGTGAGTCTCCCCCTACCGTTCGACGAGAGTTGATATCAAATGAGTGTCTGGATGAACATCTTCAACTAACGCAAAAGTTCCAGTTGAAACTAACTTGCAAGCAAAGAAATTGAGGAAGCAaaatgggggggggggaggaggGGATCTTAGCCTCCAATCCAAGACGCCTAGAATAAGTTCCTTTTTTAGTCACATAGAGAACTGAAGATGGAGGAAGGAAACAATGGCACACAAAAGGAATAGAAACGAACGCAAAAGAAGGAGGACGAACGAGAGCGTTTGAGAGAAGTGAGCGAGAGTGTGAAAGAGgcagaagatttgattttgggAATTTTGTGAACCCTAAATTGAACCATGTACCTCTCATGTGTCATCCAGGTGTATTAAAAATTAAGTGGGCCCCACTCTGCCATAATACTTTAAAAGTTCAAGTGGAATGAGTGACTCAACTTTCTCCTTGACATCTCTATAAGATACAATACGGGAAACGCTGAGAGAAGCCATTGTAGACGTGTCTGTTTTTGAGCCTGTCCACGGAAGATCCACGGAAGACGAGCTTATGTGGCATACTCTCAAATTTCCGCTATATTTTATTCAATCTATATTGGTTTCAAGAGCAATGGTCTTGAGGTCACGTGTTATTGTTACTAGACCATATGTTGCAACCGATCTTTATTCTGCTTTTCTGCACCCGACAATTCTCTTGGTCCTCTATGTTTTTGACGTTATTCACTTTACATGCATTTTTTATTAGTAAGTGTCATACGTTCTTGgttcttcttatttatttttttctgtcTGCACTCTGTCTATAGCTTGGACTTCTGCATGCATTTTTTCAGTTGGTGATGACTTACTCCTTTGCTACCAGTTTACCATTGGTTTTCACCAACTATCTTTTTCGTTTTCCCTCCTTATTTCGgttgattttgaatttgaaagttCTTTTGTAATGTTGTTTTGAATCCGTCTGTCATCTTGGCTATAAATTGTTGTATTGAGTGGTTCTTCTCATCAGTCATCTTCGTTTGCATCTTAAAGGTTATCTGAGGTTATTTAGTGTTTGTTATGGCTTCTGTGTTCAATGATCTTGCTAACATTGATAGTTCTAAAGTTTCATGGAAGATATTGGTTAAAGTAGTTCGTTTATGGTCTACAAGGCGTTTCAATGGTTGTAAGATCCCCCATGCTATTGAGCTAGTTCTTATGGTTTCGAaggttgttattttttttttgattcaatattattattttgtatCATCTTTCTCATTGATGTATCTAAGAGGATCTTTGTGTTACTGTTTACATGGAGCTAAGATTCACGCTACGATTCGGAAGACTTTGGTCTATAAGTTCCAACATTTGATTAAGGAAGGTGGTGTTTACTCCATGTCTTTCTTGTCTCCTGTGGTTAATAGTGATGACTATAAGACTACAAAGTACCAGTACAAAGTTAATTTTCTCTACAACACTGAAGTTCATCCCATGAACCAGAACCctatcaattttagtcctttcTTATTTGTTCATGTCCGTTCCATTTTGAATCACGCTATTGATGTCAATTATTTAGTGGGTATGTTTGAGATTTTTCTTTGCCATTTGTCTGTTGTATTAACTGCATAATGTTAGGCCTACTGTGTTGTGCTAATCTTTCACTATTCAGATGTTCTTGGAATTCTTACTGGAGTTGGGAATGAAAAGTCTTATGGGAGTGATCGTgatagtattaagatgaatgtCATTGAGAAATGTTCTTTATAATCCTACATGAATACTTTAACTTTTCAAAGCATGCTCTGTAATGTAATTTGGATGTTGATCTTCAATTAGATGTCATGTCATATATGAGGTACTGTCAAAAGCAAGTTGTGACTTCGATCTATGGCTGCTACTAGTTTAGGCTTGGGTGGCTATTGATAGTGTGGGTGGTGGATTTGGCTGACAGAGATTGTAGGTGTTAGTTTGGTCACTTCATTGCTTCCCGTTTCTCCTTTGATGTTCCTCTGCTGCTTCTGATTATAATGGTGGCTACTTGCTTTGCTTGTTTGTTATTACATTTGTTCTCTTGTTTCTTCTATGGTAAAATTGTTTTAAGGCTCTGTTTTGTGTCTCACTCGTGGTATGGTAATGTCGCTTTATATTTACCTGGCCTTTACTTGTACTGTTTTAGTTTGATATTATGGGTTGTAGCTTTAACTTGAGTTGTGATTGTTAGGTACCAAGACAACAGAAAATGAAATCTTACAAGATGTCTTCGTTAGAGTTAGAGGAGAAGATTGGCCGATTTGATATTGTTGTTGTGACTGTATGGTGTAGCTTGGCCGATTTGATATCGTTTAATGCTGTTGCTGAAACTACTGGAGTTTGAGTTGGTACATTGAAGAATGTTCTTTgcaactaaaaaaaatattaagaggCAATTTTAAGCTCCTTTAAGACATACTGCATTGCTCTTCTTAATGAATGGAAAAATAACAATGGTATGCTAAGAACACTTATACAACTCTGGTTTTTTGTTCAAATTTAATAGGCATATTGGTTGATGCATTAAGGAAGGAGGGAAATGTCGAATTCAGAAGGAATATGTTTTCCTTCATCCTGAAGTTAATGAAACCAACAATTGTGGTTTACAATTATCTAATGGATGGACATTGCTTGGTGAATGGAGTAAGCAAGGCTAGGTATATATTTGACACTTTGCCTCAAAGATTAGTCACTCCAAATGTACGGAGCTATAGTATCATTATCCATGGGTACTGTAAGATTCAAAAGGTCAATGATGCATTGCATCTCTTATACCAAATTCCTTTTAATAACATTATTCCAAAACGTATAATCTACAACACTCTTGTTGATGGTTTATGCAAGTCAGGCCGGATCTCCTACGCTTACAATATAATTGATGAGATGTATTTTACTTGTCAACCCCCAGATTTGATCTCCTACACTTCCTTAGTGCATGCTTTTATGCAAAACGAATATTATTGACAAGTCTCTCGCTCTAATTAATGCAATGAAAGACTAAGGTGTTCTGCTTGATGTTGATGCGTATAATGTGCTTATGGACAGAATGACCAAATCTGGTAGATTCGTGGATGCAATAGAAATATTTCAGATGCTTCAAACCAAAGGGTATCCTCTAACTGTTCCTTCATACAATACCATGATCCATGCCTTTTGTAAAGAGGATTTGCTCGACGAAGCATTGGGATTATTTTTAGAAATGGAAGTCAGGGATTGCCTTCTCGATGCTATAACATTCGATATTATTAATCGCACCCTACTAGATAAAGGAGAGAAAGTTAGGGCGGATGAGTTTATTCGCATTATAAATGAGAGATTTGGTATATTGAATAGGTAAGAGCTTGTTCCAAAACTAGGGCACATGCCAAACATCATTCCGGTTAGCTCTTAGATTTGATTATTGACCTGAACCGTTTAATATTCTATTATGCTCTATTCGATTTCagtgtttttcttcttctttgagtTGATTATAGAAGCCCCTGTTAAATTGTGTAGGTGTAGAGGTTTTGAGTAAATATGAATCTTGTGTTCTGATAGAACTTTTTTATGTCAGGACATTATAatagtttttttcttcttcatttgcaAGAGAGACCATCTAAGGTTTTACTCTTTAACTTAGTCATAGTGCCTCTTATGTGATTTCAAATGCATAGTTTCATATTGATACATACAACTGCTATTCTCTCCTTTCTGGGCACATTTTTTGTGCATTTATTTTACTTCTAGCATTTACTTTAAGCTTGAAGCTGGGCCTTGAAATTGACAGAGTTTCAATGAATGATGAATATTTCACAATTGACCACATTTGACACTTCTACTGTAATCTTACATGTCTCTTTTTGTGATAAGATGTATCTTGTTGCTTATAACATGTAAGAGGAGTTCAACTAAATAAGCTGCttgtttttttataaactaTACCACCACATATATTGGATGAAGAAAGTAAGTGATGTATAGGATATGAAATTGGAAAGTTGGTAGGGAAAGTTAATCTAGGAGCATCTTGGGTAACTATTCATTGTGATAGGAtcaataaattattttgatCTACAAGGGTAATGAAATAAGGTGATATAACAATAAAATTTGACCCAAGAGATAGTGTGATTCATTTTTTAGAGCAGTATTTATATTCATGGTTATGTTCTCTCATGCAAGAAAAAGTTTTGATTGGTCTAGAGCAAGACCTTTTACCTGATTTGTATGAGTGATAAAATCATTTGATGGTCATGATAGTAGTTTCATTCTTAATGACATGACCCTGTCTTCATGCAAAGTTAATTTAGATATAAGAAATTTGGAGtgtttttagtttctttttcttttttgggggTGGGGGATAACCTTTGCAACAGAAAAGGTTTTCAAATGTCTGAAACATGTTCTTTATGATCCTACCTGAATATTTTAACTTTTCAAAGCATGCTCCGTAATGTAATTTGGATGTTGATCTTCAATTAGACGTCATGTCATAGATGAGATACTGTCAAAAGCAAGTTGTGACTTTGATCTATGGCTGCTACTAGTTTAGGCTTGGGTGGCTATTGATAGTGTGGGTGGTGGATTTGGCTGACAGAGATGGTAGGTGTTAGTTTGGTCACTTCATTGCTTCCCGTTTCTCCTTTGATGTTCCTTTGCTGCGTCTCATTATAGTGGTGGCTGCTTGCTTGCTTGTTTGTTATTACATTTGTGCTTTTTGTTTCTTCAATGGTAAAATTGTTTTAAGGCTCTGTTTTGTGTCTCACTCGTGGTATGGTAATGTCTCTTGATATTTACCTGGCCTTTACTTGTACTGTTTTAGTTTGATATTATGGGTTGTGGCTTTAACTTGAGTTGTGATTGTTAGGTACCAAGACAACAAAAAAGGAAATCTTATAGGATGTCTTCGTTAGAGTTAGAGGAGAAGATTGGCTGATTTGATATTGTTGTTGTGACTGTATGGTGTAGCTTGGCCGATTTGATATCGTTTTATGCTGTTGCTGAGACTACTGAAGTTTGAGTTGATACATTGAAGAATGTTATTTgcactaaaaaaaaatattaagaggCAATTTTAAGCTCCTTTGAGACATACTGCATTGCTCTTCTTAATGAATGGAAACATAACAATGGTATGCTAAGAACACTTATACAGCTCTGGTTTTTCGTTCAAATTTAATAGGAATATAAATGCCTTCTGAATAACATTTTTTATCCTCTGTTTTTTATGAATGATAGTTCTTTGCTTTAGAGGAAAAGAAAGCTTTCATACCTGTAGCCGAAAAAAAAACCTCCCTTACTTTTTTATATTTGCTCCACCGGAGGACTTCAATGGACCACCATATGTGCTTAAGTCCGGTAACCTTTTGCaacagaaaatattttcaaatgctTGAACCATGTTCTTTATGATCCTACCTGAATGTTTTAACTTGTCAAAGCATGCTCCGTAATGTAATTTGGATGTTGATCTTCAATTAGATGCCATGTCATAGATGGGGTACTGTCAAAAACAAGTTGTGACTTTGATCTATGGTTGCTACTGGTTTGGGCTTGGGTGGCAATTGATAATGTGGGTGGTGGATTAGGCTGACAGAGATGGTAGGTGTTGATTTGGTCTCTTCGTTGCTTCCCGTTTCTCCTTTGATGTTCCTCTTCCGCTTCTGATTGTAGTGGTGACTGCTTGCTTGCTTgtttattattatatatgtgCTCTTGTTTCTTAAG from Lotus japonicus ecotype B-129 chromosome 2, LjGifu_v1.2 includes:
- the LOC130736623 gene encoding protein MAIN-LIKE 2-like, whose translation is MSFGECTITLQDVALHLGLKIDGELVNEATSYKWYAVVQHLLIVAPPVNVIKWGLLRMNWLNPNFNNVEALAHLARAYIMCKIGGCLLGDHTDCHITLRYLPHLEELEESGTYSWGSIVLANLYWKMCKAINSTRI
- the LOC130736624 gene encoding uncharacterized protein LOC130736624 — encoded protein: MASVFNDLANIDSSKVSWKILVKVVRLWSTRRFNGCKIPHAIELVLMVSKEGGVYSMSFLSPVVNSDDYKTTKYQYKVNFLYNTEVHPMNQNPINFSPFLFVHVRSILNHAIDVNYLVDVLGILTGVGNEKSYGSDRDSIKMNVIEKCSVLCLTRGMVPRQQKMKSYKMSSLELEEKIGRFDIVVVTVWCSLADLISFNAVAETTGV